From the genome of Lotus japonicus ecotype B-129 chromosome 6, LjGifu_v1.2, one region includes:
- the LOC130725138 gene encoding spermidine coumaroyl-CoA acyltransferase-like has protein sequence MAPAQKPLLKLEEKDVVLIKPSKSTPSSVLPLSTLDNRPDVISYAKLFTYTDQQWRLVRHADGKLRVLCDEEEYGVPFIEAVASCSLSSVDYLDGADTEFARHLVFDLPTEDEQGYQYPLVIKLTKFLCGGFTIGLGMSHSVVDGIGGFQFFRAVVELASGRSEPSVKPVWERHRLVGLKSITDEETLTRQPMDNASSAVSPFLPKDELIQVCFKVSGETLKRLKWSLEKESNDGSIATSFESLGAYVWRSRTRALEQNNDGKTQFSFLVGARKHLLHESPLLEGYYGNAIVDAYVVLTVKELNKLSLSDIVKRIKEAKKAAFAADYVKNFMNTKESNPVVDFTLYGNGAIIFLTEWKHVGFSQDVDFGGNEAVNMVPAPSGLFGGPPSCIFAPPNKLDDPSMKGGVRIFTTLPVDAVAKFRKEMEAMNAI, from the exons ATGGCGCCAGCTCAGAAACCACTTCTGAAGCTTGAAGAGAAAGATGTTGTACTCATCAaaccatcaaaatcaactccttcctcTGTTCTTCCTCTGTCCACTCTTGACAATAGACCTGATGTCATTTCCTATGCCAAACTGTTCACGTATACCGACCAACAGT GGAGGCTAGTAAGACATGCTGATGGAAAACTCAGAGTCCTTTGCGATGAAGAAGAATATGGTGTTCCATTCATAGAGGCAGTTGCTAGCTGCAGCCTTTCTTCTGTTGATTACTTGGATGGTGCTGACACTGAATTTGCAAGACACTTGGTGTTTGATCTTCCTACTGAGGATGAACAAGGTTACCAATACCCATTGGTGATCAAGTTGACCAAATTTCTTTGTGGAGGTTTCACAATTGGATTGGGAATGTCACATAGTGTTGTTGACGGCATCGGAGGATTTCAATTCTTCCGCGCGGTTGTTGAACTCGCGAGCGGAAGAAGCGAGCCCTCCGTGAAGCCTGTGTGGGAGAGACACAGACTGGTGGGATTAAAATCAATCACAGATGAAGAAACATTGACACGGCAACCCATGGATAACGCATCTTCGGCGGTTTCACCGTTTCTGCCAAAAGATGAACTCATTCAAGTCTGTTTTAAGGTGAGCGGCGAGACCTTAAAAAGACTCAAGTGGAGTTTGGAAAAGGAAAGTAATGATGGGAGTATCGCGACGAGTTTCGAATCACTTGGAGCCTACGTGTGGAGGTCGAGAACGAGAGCTTTGGAACAAAACAACGACGGTAAAACGCAGTTTTCTTTCCTTGTGGGAGCAAGAAAGCACTTGTTGCATGAGTCTCCTTTACTAGAAGGGTACTACGGGAACGCGATTGTGGATGCGTACGTAGTACTGACAGTAAAGGAGCTCAACAAACTGTCGCTCTCTGATATTGTGAAACGTATCAAAGAAGCTAAAAAAGCTGCTTTTGCTGCGGATTATGTTAAAAACTTTATGAACACTAAGGAGTCCAATCCAGTAGTGGATTTTACCCTGTATGGTAACGGTGCAATCATATTTCTAACTGAGTGGAAGCATGTGGGTTTCTCACAAGATGTAGATTTTGGAGGGAATGAAGCTGTGAATATGGTACCTGCCCCTAGCGGCTTGTTTGGCGGTCCGCCTTCGTGCATCTTCGCGCCTCCTAACAAATTGGATGATCCGTCAATGAAAGGAGGAGTTAGAATTTTCACCACGCTCCCAGTTGATGCTGTGGCAAAGTTCAGGAAGGAAATGGAAGCCATGAATGCGATCTGA